From Tachysurus fulvidraco isolate hzauxx_2018 chromosome 6, HZAU_PFXX_2.0, whole genome shotgun sequence:
TCATTGTAGCATAAAGTTTTTAAACTTAAAGTTTTTAAACTGAGTTTTTAAACTGAGTTTTTAAAAGTTCATTTGCAGTGACAAAAGTCCATCATTTAGTAATTCACTGGTTTTAAACAGGGTTGCCAGATGCGTATACCGAAAAATCCTACTTTTACTTCTGAACAGAAATTTGAGTGCGCTGTTATTACTATTCACTTATAAAAGTAATTTTACTTTCCCACTTTTCATTCACGTCTGTGAAAGCAACGCAAAATAGGGAGTTCTCTTTAAAACACGGCAACAATGTTCAGCAAGTCGTACTTCCGGTCCGTACATTTTAAGCCCCGACAAAACCAAATAAAGTGTGAAACTCTCTGTAATGAACGTTCCGGTTATGCGGAATCAAAATACCAggttttttaattgttataatTTAGCGTTTTATTTGCCTGAATGAACGCGAACacactatatattttttgtatatagaGTGTTGACGTATTTCCTATAAAATAGATGCATAAATCTGAACGTTTATCTAGTAAGTTAGCTTGTGTCCCACCAGTCGGACGGATAATATACAGAGGAACACCGGCTTCTGATaacttattatatttataatgtaaacataataaaatataatggtTGTACTTGTGAGAAATCTGCAGAAGGTTGTTCCGATTCGACGTGTCATGTTACGCAAAGACGTGGAGACCCTGAAAGGCATTTTGGGGGTTCAAAGGTTTGACCTGGGCGTCGTGTGTGTGGACAACCGCAAAATCCAACACATCAACAACACGTACAGGAAAAACAACACGCCGACAGACGTGCTTTCATTCCCCTTTCATGAGGTACAGACGTCTAAACGAAACGTGTTCATGTTGCAAACCCCAAGGTGactttctacaaataaaaaactgtTATTTTTTATAGGATCTGAAGCCTGGGAAGCTCCCATGTGCCTTTTACAGAGATGAGTATAATCTAGGAGATGTTGTGTTAGGGGTAGAATTTATAATGCAGCAGTGTAAAGAAAGATCCTGGGACTTTTATGGAACCCTCACAGTAagcatattttacattttatctctatgtatatatagacatagatatctctctctctctctgtgtgtgtgtgtgtgtgtgtgtgtgtatatatgtatctatctatatatgtctctctctctctatatatatatatatatataatgagagagagagagacgtgtgtgtgtgtgtatatatatatatatatatatatatatatatatatatatatatatatatatgtatatatgtgtgtgtgtgtgtgtgtgtgtgtgtgtgtgtgtgtgtgtgtgtgtgtgtgtgtgtgtgtgtgtgtgtgtgtgtgtgtgtgtataccagtAAGTGTGAA
This genomic window contains:
- the ybey gene encoding endoribonuclease YbeY, whose translation is MVVLVRNLQKVVPIRRVMLRKDVETLKGILGVQRFDLGVVCVDNRKIQHINNTYRKNNTPTDVLSFPFHEDLKPGKLPCAFYRDEYNLGDVVLGVEFIMQQCKERSWDFYGTLTVVAAHGICHLLGYRHDNEEEWDEMFQKENYILNEFHRLTGRHLEPLTKRCTGDGWH